Within Treponema primitia ZAS-1, the genomic segment GGTATGGATATCTTTTTTCCTCATGGACTTGAGCATCGCTTCCGCATTTTTATCCTGCGCCCAAAAGGCGTTGGTCTCGATGTAATCTATTTGTATACCCGCATGATGAAGTTCATGGCTGACCGCAAGCAGACCATCAAAGTTGAGGAAGGGTTCACCGCCGCCTATGTGTACCGAGTTGGCACATCCTTTTACAAGCAGGGCGGCAACTTTCCGGGCAGTATCCGCATCCATGTATCCTGCCTGTCTAGTTGGTGAGCAACTGTAAAGGCAATGCCGGCACGCCGCATTGCACCGGTAATTGACCATGACTCCGCCATGGAACAGTCTGATTGGGGTCAGCATAGTGGAAAAAGTATATCACAAAGTTCCCTCCCCGCTGAATACCATGAGACCGCTGCATAGGCGTCAATATCTGAGGCCGCACTTGACAAAAAAACGTCTAATTTATATTATTCAGATTAGTTAGGTTTCAATGACCTTTGGTGGTTGGAGCACATTCCCCGGTTGTGTAATGGTAGCACGGTAGACTCTGGATCTGCTCGTGGGGGTTCGAATCCTCCCTGGGGAAAAATGTGGTAATTCTTTGTAATATAAGGAATTATTGCATCTTTTCGAACCACCAGAAAACTGGCGTTCAATTAATTTCTTTCTAACTGTGAGCAAAGGGTATGAGCAAGATTTTTGCCCCTTGGCTCCGAAGGAGTTGTTGATGCGTCAGTATTATCTGCACACCCGGGAACGTATCTTTTACGTTCAATTTACCGACCCCGCTACCAAAAACGGCTAACAGCCATCTCTACCGGCAAGGACAACCGTGATGATGCCCTTATTGTCATTGCCGGATGGCTCAAAGAGGGCGTTCCTCAACGGCAAGCGGAACACGAGAGCCAATCCCGCCGTCCCTTGGATGCCTTGATTAGTTCCAACCAGCTATTCTTGGGACTGAAGCGTCTGGACCTCACCGCTCAGGATGTCCTCAAGATTGAAAAAATCCTGAAAGAAAAAGGCTTAGTTGAAGCCATCGTCAAAAAGGGCTTCAAAGAAGCAGAAACTTTAGAAGACTACCTTAAACGCTTTTGGGATTACGACCGTTCTCCCTATATCGCCGATAAGCGCTCCCATGGAATTAACCTTGGGAAAGCCTATGCCCGCACTAGTTCTGAACGGGTAGTCCTCTATTGGGTGCCTAATTTTAAAGGGAAAAGGATCGGCGAAGTAACCAGGCAAAACCTCAAGGATTTTTCCATTGCGATTGCCAAGAAGCATGACAAATTATCCCCGATAACACTGCGGCAAATTATGTTAGTCGGGGTTACCGCCCTGCGTTGGGCCTTTGCAAATGAGCTTATTCCTAACGATCCGACCATCGGTTTGACAGGCTATTCAACCAAGGCTAAAAAGCGTGGCGTCCTCTCGCCGAAAGAGGCGGAGGATCTGTTCAAACTGGACTGGAAAGACAAGCGTTCCATGCTGATAAATCTTGTCGCCATGACCACCGGTTTGCGGATAGGGGAGATTTTGGCCCTGCGGATGGAAGACATCGGGGAGGAATACCTTACCATCGAAAGTTCCTTTTCTGCGATTGACGGTTTAAAATCCACCAAAACTGATGAGCCTCGTAGTGTTCCCATAATCCCCGCAATCCGGGATGCAATGCTGAACTTTGCCCGGTTTAATCCACATGGCAATGGCTATGTCTTTTTCGGTGAGAAAAAAGAACGCCCGTGCGGTTCGTATTCTCCGGCATTTGAACTAAAACGGATGCTCTTTAAGCTTCGTGCCGGAGAAAATCCCACCACAGAAAAGAAAAAGGAAGTTACGGAGTATTGGGCCAAACGAAATGTGGTCTTCCATTCTTGGCGGCATTTTTACGCTTCCCGTATGACGGATAAACTCGAAGCCCGGAAGGTCATGCTTGCCACAGGGCATAAGACCGAATCCGTCTTTAAGGGTTATTCAGGACACGCCCTTGAAAGTGACCTTTCCGATGTGGCGGTTATTACGGGTGAAGTATTCGGCGGGCTTTTACCGGATCTCTCTATGGAGCAGGGCAAGACCCAGGAAGCAACAGGCGGTAATGTATGAAAACCATAGCAATAAACTCAATCAAAGGCGGGACTGGGAAATCCACCCTGTCTGTCCTTTTTGTCAAAGCATTAATCGGCGCTGGGTATAAGTGTCTGGTAATTGACGCAGATGCAAGCAATAATTCGCTTTCCTTCTATCTGGACGATTCTGTCGGATTGGACATAACTCAGGGACGGACTATCTTTGACCTTTTTTTGGGGGCGAAGGTACAGGATTGCATTATCAGGATTCAGGATAATCTTAATCTGATTCGTGGCGATGTTCGGCTCAATGAGTTTAGGAGCACAGACAGTCTCAAACGGCTCAAGCGGGCATTGCAGGGGCTAGGCTATGATTTTTGTATCATCGACACCTCGCCTACCTACGATAACATCATCGGAAATGTCCTCACGGCAAGCGATGTGCTTCTGGTTCCTGTTCAGCAGGATATTTTCAGTTATCAAGCCTTGAAATACCAGTTTGAAAAATTGGCCGATTTGGAACTGGATGACCTCGACATCCATGTTATTTTCAATCAGTTTGAGAAGCCCCTCAACGACAATCAAGAGACCTATCGGAATCAGATAACCAATATGTTTCTGAAAAACGAAGTTTTCAGGCCGTTCATTAATTCAAATCATATTTCGCGGAGCAGCGTCTACCGTAAGTACATCAATAAGCGGAATTACCGGCTTTCATCCAAGGCCGAAACACAGAATGGCTATGAGGAAGTAAAGAACCTTATCCAAAGTATCTTAGGCATTTCCATAAAGGAGGCAATCTAATGGCTAAGGCGGGAATGTTGAAGGAAGTCCTATCACGGAACGGCACCCAGGACAGCCACTCGGTGAACGTTATGGTTAAGGATATTCCCATTGGGGACATTGTGATCCGGGAAAATGTCCGTAAAGATTACACTGGAATTGAGGAACTTGCCGAAAGTATACGGCGGCATAGCCTATTGCAGCCGATAACGGTCTATGCTGACGGGGACCTGTATATTGTGAAAACTGGACATAGGCGGTTTAAGGCTTACCTGTGGCTATATCAAGCCGAGCCAGAACGGTTCCACAGTATTCGGTGTATTATCTCTAATGCGGAAAATCGCGCCGTCATCCAACTGGTCGAGAATGTCCAGCGGGTCGATCTGAGCCAAAAGGAACTTTATAATGCGATGGTTTCTTTAAGGGACCAAGCGTTTACCCATAAACAAATAGCCGATCTCATAGGGAAAAGCGAGAAGTTTGTTAATAACTTGTTTGTTGGTATAAACGAAATTAAGAACGACAAAGCTCTCTTGGACTACTTGGATACTCCCGGCGCCGGGAGTATCCAGGATATAATTGAAACCAAGGGTATACCGGATAAATCCGAACGGGCCAAACTATTGAAAAAAAGGGGCAAGGGAGAAATCACCCAAAAAGAATTACGCAAAAAGGCCAAGGCTTTGAAAGAAAGCTGCCCAGCAAAAAAAGAGACGCTCGTAGACGCCATTCCAGAAATTTTATCTTCTCCGTCTCGTACGGCGGCTACAGTTGCTAAAGAACGTCTCCATCAATATATCTTGGATAAGGTAGAGGATAAATGGGATGATCTCGCTCTCTGGGAATTTTATACATGGCTCTTGGAACAGTCCAAACAGCATGAAGTTGACCATAGTGGGTTTGTTAGCAAAGGATATAAGTATGACAAGAAACAAGCCGAAAAAATAGGGTGACATAACGGTTGTTATGGCCTCCGGGTCCCTCAGCTATATGCTGGCGCCGGCCGGGTTCTGCCCAAGCGAGATTTATACCTTGATACCTATCAAAACAAAAAATAAGCAGGGGGGAATACTTTCCCGGCTGTTTATCGCTATTATGAGACACTATTATAAAATATTTAATATTTTTTGCAAAAATCGCTTGATTTTTTCCTTTTTTTTATATAGTCTAAATATGGAGGTTTTTGTGACTATTTAGTGCTACTAGCGGTGATTTTTGATTTTTAAATTCTGGTTGTGTGCCAACGGTTTTAGGGCATAACGAAATTAGTTTTTTGAAAATCATTTAGCCAACGCTCAAAACTGCTACATTATACAAAGCTACTTCCGTAACCGTCGGTCGTACTCAAACAAAGATTTACAGGAATATTCCTGAGCATCCTATCGTTGATAGGTGCAAAGAACCGGCAAAGTAAAAGGTAAGCCCGGATCTAAAAAATAATGTTTGGGGCGGTCGTTTGATGCTATTAAATTTTTCTAAAATATTTTTTCCATCTCAACACTTCTTGCTTCAAACATTTGAATATTTCATGTTTGGGGAAAATTATGATAAATATAACTGTCCCAAAATTTATCACCATGTGTGAATTATGTGCCGCACTTTCAGTGAGTCGTTCCACGGCGATCCGTGGAATGAAAGCCGGGATCGCTCCCTTCTCGCAATGTTTTCGCCTCGGGCGAAAAATTTTGTGCCCGGTGAGCGCCCTGCAAGCATTGGAAAATGCCGCTAGTGTAGAAATTTCCAAAGCTGATGTGGCGTATAAAAATACTTCACCGTCCACGCTAAGGGAGGAGTCAAATGATATTTGACGATCCAAAGGCCGATGCCTTATTTTACGCAATTAAACCTTTTTTGAAAAAATTTTTGGTGGCTGCCCCCGATTATGGTCGTTCCGGTTTTGAAATCGTAATGCGCGGGGGTGAACCCACTCTGATCAACATGAGCCAGGGGATAACCTTGCAGCCTGACCTAAAATCAGGGAAATGATTTTATTCGAACCGTATTCGGAAGGTGAGAATATTCTCACCTTCCGAAATTCTTCAACAGCCGATGCTGATATCTTTTTAGGAGAAAATAAATATGAACGATATTAATAAAAATAAAATACAAGGCGCCGTTTTTGGTGCGCTTATAGTAGGTAGTATAACTGCCATTGAAAAGCTCATTCGGATAGTGATTGCCATAAGGAAGCATAAAGCACTGAGGGCACAAAATCGTACTTCGTTTACTCCGGAGCACATCGTTGAAAAGACTAAGAAAGACAGTTTTCCTGCTGAATTAAATAAAGTACTGTACGATTCTATAGATATACTGAAGCAAAGAAATCTCGCGAATCAACCGTACGCGCTTTTTGATATGTTTTTTCGTAAGCTTTCAATGATGAGTCTCGCGGCAGATAGCGGAGTAGGTAAAACTTTTTTGGCATTGCAAGTTGCTTTATATTTTAGAAATGTACTTTATCTTGCATTCGATGATCGTACCGGTGCTCAAATGGTTCGCTTCAATGCATGTGAGGCGTTTCCCAAGATGACGATATTAAACGGACCACAATTACGATCGATATTAAAGGGTGTGCATAAGTTTGCAGAAAATGAGAGCAACTCGAAAGGAGAAGCAGAATATGCACATTCTGATGCTGCAAAAATTGAAACAAACCGGAAAAAATCAATGAAGGAAGTTGGATTAAAAATCGGGGAACATATCAACAATCTTTGGTTGTATAATCTTATCATTCATGCGCCTGAGTTTGCTGATTGCGATCTTATTATAATTGATAAAATTGGTGACCTTGTAGGCGGAATACCACAGATGACGGAAGAAAACCTCGAAAAGGTTTTTTATCCTGCAATTGAAACTAACAAGTC encodes:
- a CDS encoding ParB/RepB/Spo0J family partition protein, with the translated sequence MAKAGMLKEVLSRNGTQDSHSVNVMVKDIPIGDIVIRENVRKDYTGIEELAESIRRHSLLQPITVYADGDLYIVKTGHRRFKAYLWLYQAEPERFHSIRCIISNAENRAVIQLVENVQRVDLSQKELYNAMVSLRDQAFTHKQIADLIGKSEKFVNNLFVGINEIKNDKALLDYLDTPGAGSIQDIIETKGIPDKSERAKLLKKRGKGEITQKELRKKAKALKESCPAKKETLVDAIPEILSSPSRTAATVAKERLHQYILDKVEDKWDDLALWEFYTWLLEQSKQHEVDHSGFVSKGYKYDKKQAEKIG
- a CDS encoding tyrosine-type recombinase/integrase, whose amino-acid sequence is MPLGSEGVVDASVLSAHPGTYLLRSIYRPRYQKRLTAISTGKDNRDDALIVIAGWLKEGVPQRQAEHESQSRRPLDALISSNQLFLGLKRLDLTAQDVLKIEKILKEKGLVEAIVKKGFKEAETLEDYLKRFWDYDRSPYIADKRSHGINLGKAYARTSSERVVLYWVPNFKGKRIGEVTRQNLKDFSIAIAKKHDKLSPITLRQIMLVGVTALRWAFANELIPNDPTIGLTGYSTKAKKRGVLSPKEAEDLFKLDWKDKRSMLINLVAMTTGLRIGEILALRMEDIGEEYLTIESSFSAIDGLKSTKTDEPRSVPIIPAIRDAMLNFARFNPHGNGYVFFGEKKERPCGSYSPAFELKRMLFKLRAGENPTTEKKKEVTEYWAKRNVVFHSWRHFYASRMTDKLEARKVMLATGHKTESVFKGYSGHALESDLSDVAVITGEVFGGLLPDLSMEQGKTQEATGGNV
- a CDS encoding ParA family protein, which encodes MKTIAINSIKGGTGKSTLSVLFVKALIGAGYKCLVIDADASNNSLSFYLDDSVGLDITQGRTIFDLFLGAKVQDCIIRIQDNLNLIRGDVRLNEFRSTDSLKRLKRALQGLGYDFCIIDTSPTYDNIIGNVLTASDVLLVPVQQDIFSYQALKYQFEKLADLELDDLDIHVIFNQFEKPLNDNQETYRNQITNMFLKNEVFRPFINSNHISRSSVYRKYINKRNYRLSSKAETQNGYEEVKNLIQSILGISIKEAI
- a CDS encoding helix-turn-helix transcriptional regulator; its protein translation is MINITVPKFITMCELCAALSVSRSTAIRGMKAGIAPFSQCFRLGRKILCPVSALQALENAASVEISKADVAYKNTSPSTLREESNDI